AGGGCGCCCGCGCACGCGAGGGGATGCGCGTAGTACGTGCTCGCGTGGGGCGCTTCCCCGGACGCGCCCGTGTGCCGTCGCCACACGTCCATGAGCTTCGCCCTGCCGAACAGGGCCGCGATCGCGACACCGCCGCCGAGCCCTTTGCCCGCGCAGAGGAGATCCGGAGCGGCTTCCAAGCCGCTGCGCTCCCACGCCCAGAACGGCCCCGTGCGGCACGCGCCGGTCAGCACCTCGTCGTAGATCACGACGAGCCCGCGTTCACGCGCGCCGCGGCAGAGCCTCGGCAGGAACTCGAGCGGCGGGATGATCCCGCCGGCGCGTCCCTGGATCGGCTCGACGATCACGGCGCCCGGCGGGTCGGGGCCTTCGAGCTCGCGATCGATGATCTCGAATGCGCGTTCGAGGCATCGGAGGTCGCAGCCTCTCTCGCCGCACGCGTTCTCGACCGGACAGCGATAGGTGTACGGATACGGGACGTGAATCGCGAGCGGGCTCACCTGCGCCGCGATCGGCCCGGGCGCGGGCGGATGGCTCGTGGCCGCGAGCGCGCCATACGAGTCGCCGTGATACCCGCCCTGGAACGCCACGAATCGCCGCCGTCCCGTCGCGAGCGCGGCGGTCTTGAGCGCCAGCTCCACCGCCTCGGATCCCGTCGACGCGAGAAGCACGCGATCGCACGGACCACCGACCTTTGCGAGCGCTCGAACCAGACGCTCGCGCTCCCGGTGCGGCATGAGGTCGCCGAGCCCTTGCGTGAGCCTTCCGGCCTGTGCGGACACGGCACGCCTCACCTCGGGCGCGGAGTGTCCCAGGGACACCACGCCGAAGCCCGACGTGAAATCGAGGTAGCGGTTGCCGTCGAGATCCTCGACCACGGCGCCCCGCGCGCGCGACCACACGATCGGCGACTCCTCGCTTCCCCAGATCGCCGCTCCCTCGGTGCGGCGCAGGCGCTTCGCCGCGGCCCGGGACTTTGGACCCGGCGGAGGAACGAGGATCTCGGGAAGCTCGTCGCCTCGGAGCGGCGGACGCCGGCTCATGGGCGCGGCTCCCGGACGGACCGCGCGAGCTCGCCTGCTCCAGGCGGTCCCACCGGCGCCGGCGCTGCCGGTGCGGCCGCACGGCGCGTCTCCACCCACGTCACGCCCGCCAGCACGAGGATCGCACCGATGACGAACCCCGGCGTGAAGCGCTCGCGAAAGAAGATCCACGAGAAGATCGCGGTGAGGATGGGCTGGAGATTCGTCGTGATCGCCACCTTGGAAGCCTCGAGATGCTTCAACGCGTACATCCAGAGCGGGTACGCGATCACCGATGTGCCGATCGCGAGGTAGAGCACGCCGGCCCACACTTCAGGACGGATCGTCGGGAGCGGCGGGATCGCGCCCGGGATCAGGTACGCGGGGAGGGTGTAGGCCGTTCCCACGGCGATCGACCACGTGGTGACCGGCATCGCTCCGTACCGCATCGTGAGCGGCTTCGACAGCACGGTGTAGAGCGCCCAGGCGAACACGGCGAGGAGGAGCATGAGATCTCCCACGAGCACCTCGCGCTCGTGCGCGAGCCCGCGCTCCAGCAGGATGATGGCGACCCCGGTGAACGCCACGGCCGTGCCCGCGAGCTTGGACAGGACGGCGCCCTCGCCGAGCATGCGCCGCGCGAGGAGGAGCACCGCGAGCGGCGTCAGCGCATAGAGGAGCGCCGCGTGGCTCGCGGTGGAGCGCGCCAGACCGAAGAGGAAGAATCCCTGGTTGATCGGGACGACCAGGAACCCAAGCAGGAGAATCTTCGGAAGGTCCCGGCGGTCGATCCCCGGCCAGGGCCCGCGCACGCGCTGCATCCCGAGGAGCACGGTCGACGCGAGGGTAAATCGGAGGAGCGCGACCGCGAGCGGCCCGATCGCCATCACCGCTCCCTTCCCGATCAGGTGCGTCCCGCTCGAGAGGAGCTGGTTCGTAGACAGCGCCAGGATGAGCTTCGACTTTCGTGAGATGAGAGATCCCCTGCCAGGGTCGACGATCCCGTCGTGAATTCGCGAGTGTAGCGGACCGGGCGTGGCGCGCACAAATC
This Candidatus Eisenbacteria bacterium DNA region includes the following protein-coding sequences:
- a CDS encoding aspartate aminotransferase family protein; translation: MSRRPPLRGDELPEILVPPPGPKSRAAAKRLRRTEGAAIWGSEESPIVWSRARGAVVEDLDGNRYLDFTSGFGVVSLGHSAPEVRRAVSAQAGRLTQGLGDLMPHRERERLVRALAKVGGPCDRVLLASTGSEAVELALKTAALATGRRRFVAFQGGYHGDSYGALAATSHPPAPGPIAAQVSPLAIHVPYPYTYRCPVENACGERGCDLRCLERAFEIIDRELEGPDPPGAVIVEPIQGRAGGIIPPLEFLPRLCRGARERGLVVIYDEVLTGACRTGPFWAWERSGLEAAPDLLCAGKGLGGGVAIAALFGRAKLMDVWRRHTGASGEAPHASTYYAHPLACAGALATVNGLSSPSFRERMAGSGRVLAERLEEIASRHRLVGDVRVAGLLASMEMVQDRSSREPAARAIGRLTNILLRRGMLALPGGRHENVLMLLPPLTITEPQLTQGCRFLDESLATL
- a CDS encoding DMT family transporter produces the protein MRPCGGFVRATPGPLHSRIHDGIVDPGRGSLISRKSKLILALSTNQLLSSGTHLIGKGAVMAIGPLAVALLRFTLASTVLLGMQRVRGPWPGIDRRDLPKILLLGFLVVPINQGFFLFGLARSTASHAALLYALTPLAVLLLARRMLGEGAVLSKLAGTAVAFTGVAIILLERGLAHEREVLVGDLMLLLAVFAWALYTVLSKPLTMRYGAMPVTTWSIAVGTAYTLPAYLIPGAIPPLPTIRPEVWAGVLYLAIGTSVIAYPLWMYALKHLEASKVAITTNLQPILTAIFSWIFFRERFTPGFVIGAILVLAGVTWVETRRAAAPAAPAPVGPPGAGELARSVREPRP